One Deinococcus ruber DNA window includes the following coding sequences:
- the ddrC gene encoding DNA damage response protein DdrC, with translation MKITPQSIRIGTRSLPAQGGFLHAQSALDLLGLPFPADWEAFARTHTLTAPTRDFGCGPEATLSLPEFVRLGFAAQTPQARRWQKSAHTLIARMLAGDVRLSAQIAEANPDPQAQRWLHARLENQNARKALMSTVARHGGSELVYGQLGSISNRSVLGSDSATLRRERGVKSTRDGLNTEELLRLSYLESATARAIEERGVHGNEAILGVHRQLAERERQTWGGQRPASRAELSPSQAG, from the coding sequence ATGAAGATCACCCCCCAGAGCATTCGCATCGGCACCCGTTCGCTGCCTGCCCAGGGCGGGTTTCTGCATGCCCAGAGCGCCCTCGATCTGCTGGGCCTGCCGTTTCCTGCCGACTGGGAAGCCTTCGCCCGCACCCACACCCTGACTGCCCCCACCCGCGACTTTGGCTGTGGCCCGGAAGCCACGCTGTCGCTGCCCGAATTCGTGCGCCTGGGTTTTGCCGCCCAGACCCCCCAGGCCCGCCGCTGGCAGAAATCGGCCCATACCCTGATCGCCCGCATGCTGGCCGGAGACGTGCGCCTGAGCGCCCAGATCGCGGAGGCCAACCCCGACCCGCAGGCGCAGCGCTGGCTGCACGCCCGCCTCGAAAACCAGAATGCCCGCAAGGCGCTGATGAGCACCGTGGCGCGGCACGGCGGCAGCGAACTGGTGTATGGGCAACTGGGCAGCATCAGCAACCGCAGCGTGCTGGGAAGTGACAGCGCCACGCTGCGGCGGGAACGCGGCGTCAAATCGACCCGCGACGGCCTGAATACCGAGGAATTGCTGCGGCTCAGCTATCTGGAGAGCGCCACTGCCCGCGCCATCGAGGAGCGCGGCGTTCATGGCAACGAGGCGATTCTGGGTGTGCATCGCCAGCTTGCCGAGCGCGAGCGGCAGACCTGGGGGGGCCAGCGCCCCGCCAGCCGCGCAGAACTGTCTCCGTCTCAGGCAGGTTGA
- the rny gene encoding ribonuclease Y yields the protein MTVFVVILALLVGLAVAYPLGLSRGQARRAELDDSLQREALAQAERIRSEAEAQAQSLRAEAGRIREDASRLYQEAEVRQAQATQQRDAAVADAVRERADTAREREALKLDRQETKRERDELKREIERVNRRAEQLDARGDRLSHQEERLEAHEKALVEQEAHLVERQRSVELKLYEVAALTPDQAREQLLSKIDAELDEEKAIRVRSMQERASTEAKRHARHIIAQAIQRSASETSAALSVSVVPIPSDAMKGRIIGREGRNIRAFESLTGVDLIIDDTPEAVILSSFNPVRREVARHVLEALVADGRIHPSRIEEMVHRAQDDMKTFIYSQGEEAASSSGVLGLKPGLVQLLGRMYFRTSYGQNVLKHSVQVAHLTGIMAAELGLDVNMARRAGLMHDVGKSIDREIEGTHVDIGVSLGRRFGEPMEVIDAIAHHHDPENGETLYSVLVAAADAISAARPGARREELESYIKRLENLEHIAVSFPGVQTAYAVQAGREVRVLVQPEKVSDAQATLLAREIANRIEQDMEYPGQVQVTVVRESRAVEVAK from the coding sequence ATGACGGTATTTGTTGTCATTCTGGCGCTCCTGGTCGGACTGGCAGTGGCATATCCTCTCGGTCTTTCGCGCGGGCAGGCTCGCCGTGCGGAGCTTGACGACAGCCTGCAACGGGAAGCGCTGGCTCAGGCCGAGCGCATTCGGAGCGAGGCCGAGGCTCAGGCACAGAGCTTGCGTGCCGAGGCGGGACGAATTCGGGAGGATGCCAGCAGACTGTATCAGGAGGCCGAAGTGAGGCAGGCGCAGGCCACGCAGCAACGTGACGCTGCGGTTGCCGACGCCGTGCGTGAGCGGGCCGACACTGCCCGCGAACGAGAGGCGCTCAAGCTGGACCGCCAGGAAACCAAGCGCGAGCGAGATGAGCTGAAACGCGAGATCGAGCGGGTGAATCGCCGGGCCGAGCAACTGGACGCACGCGGCGACCGCCTGAGCCATCAGGAAGAGCGGTTGGAGGCACACGAGAAGGCGCTGGTCGAGCAGGAAGCGCATCTGGTCGAGCGCCAGCGCAGCGTGGAACTCAAGCTGTACGAGGTGGCGGCGCTCACGCCCGATCAGGCCAGAGAGCAGCTTCTGAGCAAGATCGATGCCGAACTGGATGAGGAAAAAGCCATCCGGGTGCGCTCGATGCAGGAGCGGGCGAGCACCGAGGCCAAGCGGCATGCCCGCCACATCATCGCCCAGGCCATCCAGCGCAGCGCTTCCGAGACCTCGGCGGCGCTGTCTGTGTCGGTGGTGCCCATTCCCAGCGACGCCATGAAGGGCCGCATCATCGGGCGCGAGGGGCGCAATATCCGCGCCTTCGAGAGCCTGACCGGTGTCGATCTGATTATCGACGACACGCCCGAAGCGGTGATTCTGAGCAGCTTCAATCCGGTACGCCGTGAGGTAGCGCGGCACGTGCTGGAAGCGCTGGTGGCCGACGGGCGCATTCACCCGAGCCGCATCGAAGAGATGGTTCACCGTGCCCAGGACGACATGAAGACCTTCATCTACAGCCAGGGCGAGGAGGCCGCCAGCAGCAGCGGCGTGCTGGGCCTGAAGCCGGGGCTGGTGCAGCTGCTGGGGCGCATGTACTTCCGCACCAGTTACGGGCAGAACGTGCTGAAACATAGTGTGCAGGTGGCGCACCTGACCGGCATCATGGCCGCCGAACTGGGCCTGGACGTGAATATGGCCCGCCGCGCCGGACTGATGCACGACGTGGGCAAGAGCATCGACCGCGAGATCGAGGGCACGCACGTCGATATCGGCGTGTCATTGGGTCGCCGCTTCGGAGAGCCGATGGAAGTGATCGACGCCATCGCGCACCACCACGACCCCGAGAACGGTGAGACGCTGTACAGCGTGTTGGTCGCTGCCGCCGACGCCATTTCTGCGGCCCGGCCCGGTGCGCGGCGCGAGGAACTGGAAAGCTATATCAAGCGGCTGGAAAATCTGGAACACATCGCCGTCAGCTTTCCCGGCGTACAGACCGCCTACGCGGTGCAGGCCGGGCGCGAAGTGCGCGTGCTGGTGCAGCCCGAAAAGGTCAGCGACGCGCAGGCGACCCTGCTGGCCCGCGAGATCGCCAACCGCATCGAGCAGGACATGGAGTACCCCGGTCAGGTGCAGGTGACGGTGGTGCGCGAGAGCCGGGCGGTGGAAGTGGCGAAGTAG
- the ruvX gene encoding Holliday junction resolvase RuvX, with product MSGPEATSSLPVLLALDVSKTRIGFAASRGALAFGRGSFDRKRLIWDVRQVLAKVRAEGAARVVLGLPLSIDGKPSPTADRVRSFARELKTAGLEVVYQDERFTTKRARALGAADLDEAAAVQILELYLQAQQNRTDPDSD from the coding sequence ATGAGCGGGCCAGAGGCGACGTCTTCCCTGCCAGTCTTGCTCGCGCTGGATGTCAGCAAGACCCGTATCGGCTTCGCGGCCAGCCGGGGCGCTCTGGCCTTCGGGCGCGGCAGCTTCGACCGCAAACGCCTGATCTGGGACGTGCGGCAGGTGCTCGCCAAAGTCCGGGCCGAGGGCGCGGCGCGGGTGGTCCTCGGACTGCCGCTCAGCATCGACGGCAAACCCAGCCCCACCGCCGACCGGGTACGTTCCTTCGCACGCGAGCTGAAGACTGCCGGGCTGGAGGTCGTGTATCAGGACGAGCGCTTTACCACCAAGCGGGCGCGGGCGCTGGGAGCCGCAGACCTCGACGAAGCGGCGGCGGTGCAGATTCTGGAGCTGTATTTGCAGGCACAGCAGAACAGGACTGATCCGGATTCCGATTGA
- a CDS encoding cysteine desulfurase family protein: MTMQQGDIYLDYAATHPLRASAAAVYLHLSSQPGNPASIHRAGQQMRQALEDGRAQVARALGASPLELLAMGGGTEADNTVLLGLGAAQQYRGHLVTSALEHSAVLAPARWLATQGIDVTFLPPGPGGVITPDALKAALRPDTFLVSIHHANNEIGVVQDVAALAEVAHAGGALFHTDAVQSPGVLPVALHDWNVDAASFSAHKWGGPLGVGFLYLRRGLEVPPLLMGGGQERGLRAGTQNAPGIAAAGAALEEAERERPATFAHLRQLQDLLTELLNVPGIRANHTPAGSPKVASFTVAGADGEALLMNLDLMGVAASAGSACSAGTMQPSHVLTALGLSAADARASIRFSFGAATTTEQVREAAAIFLRAAEASH; the protein is encoded by the coding sequence ATGACCATGCAGCAGGGCGACATCTATCTCGACTATGCCGCGACCCACCCGCTGCGGGCGTCGGCAGCGGCGGTGTATCTGCACCTGAGTTCGCAGCCGGGCAACCCCGCCAGCATTCACCGGGCAGGGCAGCAGATGCGGCAGGCACTCGAAGACGGACGGGCACAGGTGGCGCGTGCTCTGGGTGCCAGTCCGCTGGAACTGCTGGCGATGGGCGGCGGCACCGAGGCCGATAACACTGTGCTGCTGGGCCTGGGCGCGGCGCAGCAGTACCGGGGCCACCTGGTCACCAGTGCGCTGGAGCATTCGGCGGTGCTGGCTCCGGCCCGCTGGCTGGCGACCCAGGGCATCGACGTGACGTTTCTTCCACCCGGCCCCGGCGGCGTCATCACGCCCGACGCGCTGAAAGCGGCGCTCCGTCCCGACACGTTTCTGGTCAGCATCCACCATGCCAACAACGAAATCGGCGTGGTGCAGGACGTGGCGGCGCTGGCCGAGGTCGCGCATGCGGGCGGCGCACTGTTTCATACCGACGCGGTGCAGTCGCCCGGCGTGCTGCCCGTGGCCCTGCACGACTGGAACGTCGATGCCGCCAGTTTCAGCGCCCACAAGTGGGGCGGGCCGCTGGGCGTGGGCTTTCTGTACCTGCGCCGGGGGCTGGAAGTGCCGCCGCTGCTGATGGGCGGCGGGCAGGAACGCGGGCTGCGGGCCGGAACGCAGAACGCCCCCGGCATCGCGGCGGCGGGCGCAGCGCTGGAGGAAGCCGAGCGCGAGCGGCCCGCCACCTTCGCCCACCTGCGCCAACTGCAAGACCTCCTGACCGAGCTGCTGAATGTGCCCGGCATTCGGGCCAACCACACCCCGGCGGGCAGCCCCAAGGTGGCGTCGTTTACGGTAGCGGGGGCCGACGGGGAAGCGCTGCTGATGAACCTCGATCTGATGGGCGTGGCGGCCAGTGCCGGAAGTGCGTGCAGCGCCGGAACCATGCAGCCGAGCCACGTCCTGACCGCGCTGGGCCTGAGTGCCGCCGATGCCCGCGCCAGCATCCGGTTCAGCTTCGGGGCGGCGACCACCACCGAGCAGGTGCGGGAAGCGGCGGCCATCTTTCTGCGGGCGGCAGAGGCGAGCCACTGA